In Strigops habroptila isolate Jane chromosome 6, bStrHab1.2.pri, whole genome shotgun sequence, a single genomic region encodes these proteins:
- the LOC115610109 gene encoding adhesion G protein-coupled receptor F4-like, which produces MDVRVTHCLLLWAVQFFPVAPRTALRLLSKESKTDNQQEGCINLIPCKDNGAICIQPCSPSFHGETSFVCEDRKWQMFTDACASLDVQSLFQRISVRDLLPSSGGHVSVAGGHLPFAGKGKPVHGKPGDAGKYFGSDDLGNSNCQADFSCIIPDILSSPAIPGNIADIVELLKKISLLLSENVDRGKMQSYSRIANHILNSSVISNWAFVKDRNASSILLDSVNLFAGKLLLRNGSESIQEHFISTKGYSVHKNTSGKSFDFSMEFNNTGNITGHVVIPEEELLKLPKTSKAISIAFPTLGAIIETNRLDPVSVNGMVLSVSLPEELRHILLTFEKVNKLENIKAQCVGWHSTERRWDNRACKIKSDNISSVVCICKHHRRTFKSFSILMSRTMLRNAVLDYITRVGLCLSIFSLVLCLIIEAVVWHHVTKTEITYMRHFCLVNIATSLLLADVLFILAAIVHNTVLNYKLCVAATFFLHFFYLALFFWMFTLGVLILYGLLFIFFKITRSVFIATAFFTGYGCPLVISILTVAITEPKNGYLRSGACWLNWYETKALLAFVVPALGIIVVNVVVVVVVVVKTGRSSVGESCKSQDLSNMIRISKNVALLTPLLGLTWGFGLATIVDSHSLAFHITFALLNAFQGFFILLFGTLLDRKTREALRMNCLSSKRKCSLTKVKCGKASSEYASELNQQIEDLPYPVQCANKGNGWSM; this is translated from the exons ATGGATGTGCGGGTAACccactgcctgctcctctgGGCTGTGCAATTCTTCCCAGTTGCACCACGCACTGCTCTCAGG cttctcagtAAAGAATCAAAGACTGATAATCAACAAG aaggcTGTATAAACCTTATTCCCTGCAAAGATAATGGAGCTATTTGTATTCAGCCTTGTTCTCCCTCCTTCCACGGGGAGACAAGCTTTGTCTGTGAAGACAGAAAGTGGCAAATGTTCACAGATGCCTGTGCAAGCCTGGATGTTCAGTCCCTTTTTCAG aGGATTTCTGTGCGTGATCTCCTTCCAAGCTCTGGAGGACATGTTAGTGTTGCCGGAGGACACCTTCCTtttgcagggaaaggaaagccaGTGCATGGGAAGCCTGGAgatgcaggaaaatattttggttctGATGACCTTGGGAATAGTAACTGCCAAGCTGATTTTTCATGCATCATCCCAGATATCCTGTCTTCACCAGCCATTCCAGGAAATATTGCTGATATAGTGGAATTGCTAAAGAAGATTTCCCTGCTCTTATCAGAGAATGTTGATAGAGGAAAAATGCAG aGTTACAGCAGGATAGCAAACCACATTCTGAACAGCTCCGTCATTTCCAACTGGGCTTTTGTAAAGGACAGAAATGCCAGTTCGATATTACTGGACTCAGTGAATTTATTTGCTGGGAAACTTCTTCTAAGGAATGGGTCAGAGAGCATACAGGAACACTTCATCTCTACAAAAGGCTACAGCGtacataaaaatacttcaggaaagagctttgatttttctatGGAGTTCAATAACACAGGCAATATCACTGGGCACGTGGTCATTCCAGAAGAAGAGCTTTTGAAGTTACCCAAGACTTCCAAAGCCATCAGCATTGCATTTCCAACGCTTGGAGCCATTATAGAAACCAACCGGTTGGACCCTGTTTCTGTGAATGGAATGGTGTTATCGGTGTCTCTGCCAGAAGAGCTCCGGCACATTTTGCTCACCTTTGAAAAGGTGAATAAACTGGAGAACATCAAGGCTCAGTGTGTTGGATGGCACTCTACTGAAAGGAGATGGGATAACAGGGCATGCAAAATCAAGTCTGACAACATCAGCAGTGTTGTTTGCATCTGCAAGCATCACCGTCGGACATTCAAATCCTTCTCCATTTTGATGTCCCGCACCATGCTGCGAAATGCAGTGCTGGATTACATTACACGTGTAGGGTTATGcctttccattttcagcttGGTTCTCTGCCTTATCATTGAGGCCGTTGTCTGGCATCATGtaacaaaaactgaaataacCTACATGCGCCATTTTTGTTTGGTCAACATCGCTACATCGCTTCTCCTTGCTGATGTTTTGTTCATCTTGGCAGCTATTGTGCACAATACAGTTCTAAACTACAAGTTGTGTGTAGCAgccacttttttccttcactttttctaTCTTGCCTTGTTTTTTTGGATGTTTACCCTGGGCGTCTTGATTCTCTATGgattattattcattttttttaagataacaAGATCTGTATTCATAGCTACAGCATTCTTTACTGGATATGGATGTCCCTTGGTCATATCTATCCTCACTGTTGCTATTACCGAACCAAAAAATGGATATTTAAGGAGTGGAGCCTGCTGGCTCAATTGGTATGAGACAAAAGCCCTTTTGGCCTTTGTTGTACCTGCTCTGGGCATCATTGTTGTgaatgtggtggtggtggtagtggttGTGGTGAAGACTGGGCGATCCTCTGTTGGAGAAAGCTGCAAGTCACAAGATTTGAGCAACATGATCCGAATTAGCAAAAACGTTGCCCTTCTGACACCTCTTCTGGGTCTCACCTGGGGTTTTGGATTAGCAACGATTGTCGACAGTCATTCTCTGGCATTCCATATTACGTTTGCGTTACTGAATGCCTTCCAG GGATTCTTCATCCTGTTGTTTGGGACGCTTCTGGACAGAA aaACAAGAGAAGCCTTAAGGATGAACTGCCTTTCATCAAAGCGGAAGTGTAGTCTCACGAAggtaaa